Proteins encoded within one genomic window of Episyrphus balteatus chromosome 1, idEpiBalt1.1, whole genome shotgun sequence:
- the LOC129906892 gene encoding LIM domain-binding protein 2 yields the protein MIGINRRSVGSGPPINTPSSLDDTASNWKGGASSENSNMIGGSSGSGGNSDGQGGVTSGGFPQGGPYGGGGPIFPQTGQSSPAGNQSLSGYQGGPQPGSNTPQYNASPAPSGSSTPGPGPPQNIVNVSFSQPPNAGGGSFNNPVGGGGAFGSPSSGGGPQFGRPGSSGPSFSGMPNASGGHFGSPGVSVGFGGQFGAMPGGSPFGHGPGGHPMIGGSQQLERMDAGLRRHNSYFSHTEHRVFELNKRLQQRTEESDNCWWDSFTTEFFEDDAKLTILFCLEDGPKRYTIGRTLIPRFFRSIYEGGVSDLYFQLKHAKESFHNTSITLDCDHCTVTTQHGKPFYTKVCADARLILEFIYDDYMRIKSWHMTIKGHRELIPRTVIGTTLPPDPMILDQITKNITRMGITNSTLNYLRLCVILEPMQELMSRHKAYALSPRDCLKTTLFQKWQRMVAPPGKKDPQRPANKRRKRKGSNSGAATGSNTPPVTSQKRSPSGPNFSLASQDVMVVGEPTLMGGEFGEEDERLITRLENTQYDATVALEHDNHPAFGHADSPMAGNNPWNIERSGGVPPSPSSVPGQQNNPNNDVEKKSPAVSQ from the coding sequence ATGATTGGTATTAATCGAAGAAGTGTGGGTTCTGGTCCGCCAATTAATACACCATCCTCACTAGACGACACTGCAAGTAATTGGAAGGGTGGTGCTTCTAGCGAAAATTCGAACATGATCGGAGGTTCAAGTGGCTCTGGTGGAAACTCAGACGGTCAAGGAGGGGTGACTTCTGGAGGATTTCCACAAGGTGGTCCATATGGCGGAGGGGGTCCAATATTTCCACAAACTGGGCAGTCATCTCCAGCTGGAAATCAGTCGTTGAGCGGATATCAGGGTGGACCACAACCAGGATCAAACACGCCACAGTATAATGCTTCACCTGCTCCTTCAGGTTCATCTACTCCCGGTCCAGGACCACCACAAAACATTGTAAACGTAAGTTTCTCACAGCCACCAAATGCGGGAGGTGGTTCGTTTAATAATCCAGTTGGTGGAGGAGGAGCTTTTGGTTCACCATCTTCTGGAGGAGGCCCTCAATTCGGGCGACCAGGAAGTTCTGGTCCATCATTTAGTGGTATGCCTAATGCCTCTGGTGGACATTTTGGATCACCGGGGGTTTCAGTAGGGTTCGGCGGACAATTTGGTGCAATGCCAGGCGGCTCGCCCTTTGGTCACGGCCCTGGCGGGCATCCAATGATTGGCGGGTCACAACAATTGGAAAGAATGGATGCAGGTCTTCGGAGACACAACTCATATTTTAGCCATACAGAACACAGAGTTTTCGAATTGAACAAACGTCTGCAACAGAGAACAGAAGAAAGTGATAACTGTTGGTGGGACTCTTTTACCACAGAATTCTTTGAAGACGATGCTAAACTTACAATTCTGTTTTGCCTCGAAGATGGTCCGAAAAGGTATACAATTGGAAGAACTCTTATTCCTAGATTTTTTCGAAGCATATATGAAGGTGGTGTTTCTGATCTGTATTTTCAACTTAAGCATGCAAAAGAATCATTTCATAACACATCGATTACCTTAGACTGCGATCATTGTACAGTTACTACACAACACGGAAAACCTTTCTACACAAAAGTTTGTGCAGATGCAAGGCTCATCTTAGAATTCATTTATGATGATTATATGCGAATAAAATCTTGGCACATGACTATTAAAGGTCATCGGGAACTTATTCCGCGTACTGTAATAGGTACAACTCTGCCACCAGATCCAATGATTTTGGAccaaataactaaaaatattaCAAGAATGGGCATAACAAATTCAACGTTAAACTATCTTCGCCTGTGTGTTATTTTAGAGCCAATGCAAGAGCTGATGTCTCGACACAAGGCATATGCGTTGAGTCCCCGAGATTGTTTAAAAACgactttatttcaaaaatggcaAAGAATGGTTGCACCGCCGGGGAAAAAAGATCCCCAAAGACCCGCAAATAAGCGCCGAAAACGTAAAGGATCAAATTCTGGAGCAGCAACAGGAAGCAATACTCCGCCTGTCACAAGCCAAAAACGTTCTCCCTCTGGACCAAACTTCTCTTTAGCATCTCAAGATGTTATGGTCGTTGGAGAACCTACTCTAATGGGAGGAGAATTCGGTGAAGAAGATGAGCGCTTGATTACACGTTTAGAAAATACACAGTATGATGCAACCGTTGCGTTAGAACACGATAACCATCCTGCATTCGGACACGCTGACTCTCCCATGGCAGGAAATAACCCATGGAATATTGAGCGATCGGGAGGCGTGCCTCCCAGTCCTAGTAGTGTTCCAGGTCAACAGAATAACCCTAATAACGATGTAGAAAAGAAAAGTCCAGCTGTATCACAGTGA